From the Streptomyces sp. Tu 2975 genome, one window contains:
- the atpE gene encoding ATP synthase F0 subunit C: MAATETLAQVTGSLGSIGYGLAAIGPGIGVGIVFGNGTQALARQPEAAGLIRANQILGFAFCEALALIGIVMPFVFGQ, from the coding sequence ATGGCTGCCACTGAGACCCTCGCCCAGGTCACTGGTTCGCTCGGCTCCATCGGCTACGGCCTCGCCGCGATCGGCCCCGGCATCGGCGTCGGCATCGTCTTCGGTAACGGCACCCAGGCTCTGGCCCGTCAGCCCGAGGCTGCCGGCCTGATCCGTGCCAACCAGATCCTGGGTTTCGCCTTCTGTGAGGCGCTCGCCCTGATCGGCATCGTTATGCCGTTCGTGTTCGGTCAGTAA
- a CDS encoding F0F1 ATP synthase subunit gamma, producing the protein MGAQLRVYKRRIKSVTATKKITKAMEMIAASRIVKAQRQVAASTPYATELTRAVTAVATGSTTNHALTTEVDNPTRAAILLITSDRGLAGGYSANALKAADQLTERLRAEGKEVDAYIVGRKGVAYYGFRERKVTESWTGFTDNPTYADAKMVAAPLIAAIEKDTAEGGVDELHIVFTEFVSMLTQTPVQKRLLPLSLEKAKEETATKGEILPLFDFEPSAEDVLDALLPRYVESRIYNALLQAAASKHAATRRAMKSATDNAGELIKSLSRLANAARQAEITQEISEIVGGASALADATAGSDK; encoded by the coding sequence ATGGGAGCCCAGCTCCGGGTCTACAAGCGTCGCATCAAATCCGTCACCGCGACCAAGAAGATCACCAAGGCGATGGAGATGATCGCCGCCTCGCGCATCGTCAAGGCGCAGCGCCAGGTGGCCGCCTCCACGCCGTACGCGACCGAGCTCACCCGCGCGGTGACCGCGGTGGCGACGGGGTCGACGACGAACCACGCCCTGACCACCGAGGTGGACAACCCGACCCGGGCCGCGATCCTGCTCATCACGAGCGACCGCGGTCTGGCCGGCGGCTACTCCGCCAACGCCCTCAAGGCGGCGGATCAGCTCACCGAGCGACTCCGCGCCGAGGGCAAGGAGGTCGACGCGTACATCGTCGGCCGCAAGGGTGTGGCGTACTACGGCTTCCGTGAGCGCAAGGTCACGGAGTCGTGGACGGGCTTCACCGACAACCCGACGTACGCGGACGCAAAGATGGTCGCGGCCCCGCTGATCGCGGCGATCGAGAAGGACACGGCCGAGGGTGGTGTGGACGAGCTCCACATCGTCTTCACCGAGTTCGTCTCGATGCTGACGCAGACGCCGGTTCAGAAGCGGCTGCTGCCTCTCAGCCTCGAGAAGGCGAAGGAGGAGACGGCGACGAAGGGCGAGATCCTTCCGCTGTTCGACTTCGAGCCGTCGGCCGAGGACGTCCTCGACGCCCTGCTGCCGCGCTACGTCGAGAGCCGGATCTACAACGCGCTGCTCCAGGCGGCTGCCTCCAAGCACGCCGCCACCCGCCGCGCGATGAAGTCGGCGACCGACAACGCCGGAGAGCTCATCAAGAGCCTCTCCCGGCTTGCCAACGCGGCCCGCCAGGCCGAAATCACCCAGGAAATCAGCGAGATCGTCGGTGGAGCCAGCGCCCTGGCCGACGCGACCGCGGGGAGTGACAAGTAA
- a CDS encoding F0F1 ATP synthase subunit delta, producing MNGASREALAAAHESLDALTDNTSVDAAKLAGELAAVTALLDREVSLRRVLTDPAQAAEAKAELAGRIFAGQISGETADLLKGMVRSRWSQSRDLVDSLEELASTADLTAAQKTGVLDNVEDELFRFGRILSSSNDLRSALTNQSATTSAKGELLGSLLGGKADPVTERLVVRLVTHPRGRSLESGLESLSKLAAARRDRMVAVVTSAVPLTEAQKQRLGAGLARMYGRDMHLNLEVDPTVLGGISVRVGDEIINGTVAERLEEATRRMAG from the coding sequence ATGAACGGAGCCAGCCGCGAGGCGCTGGCCGCCGCGCACGAGTCGCTCGACGCGCTGACCGACAACACGTCGGTCGACGCGGCGAAGCTCGCCGGCGAGCTGGCTGCCGTCACCGCGCTGCTCGACCGAGAGGTGTCGCTGCGTCGGGTCCTCACCGACCCGGCGCAGGCCGCCGAGGCCAAGGCCGAGCTGGCCGGACGCATCTTCGCCGGTCAGATCAGCGGCGAGACCGCCGACCTGCTCAAGGGCATGGTCCGGTCCCGCTGGTCGCAGTCGCGCGACCTGGTCGACTCGCTCGAGGAACTGGCGAGCACCGCCGACCTCACCGCGGCGCAGAAGACCGGTGTGCTCGACAACGTCGAGGACGAGCTGTTCCGCTTCGGCCGGATCCTTTCGTCCAGCAACGACCTGCGGTCGGCGCTGACCAACCAGTCGGCCACGACGTCCGCCAAGGGCGAGCTGCTCGGCAGCCTGCTCGGCGGCAAGGCCGACCCGGTCACCGAGCGTCTGGTCGTCCGTCTCGTCACGCATCCGCGGGGACGTAGCCTGGAGTCGGGACTCGAGTCCCTGTCCAAGCTCGCCGCGGCGCGGCGGGACCGGATGGTCGCCGTCGTCACGTCGGCGGTGCCGCTGACCGAGGCGCAGAAGCAGCGTCTCGGCGCGGGTCTGGCGCGGATGTACGGCCGTGACATGCACCTCAACCTCGAAGTGGACCCCACGGTCCTCGGCGGGATCTCGGTGCGGGTCGGTGACGAGATCATCAACGGCACCGTCGCGGAGCGCCTCGAAGAGGCGACCCGTCGCATGGCCGGCTGA
- the atpA gene encoding F0F1 ATP synthase subunit alpha gives MAELTIRPEEIRDALENFVQSYQPDAASREEVGTVSLAGDGIAKVEGLPSAMANELLKFEDGTLGLALNLEEREIGAIVLGEFNGIEEGQPVTRTGEVLSVGVGEGYLGRVVDPLGNPVDGLGEIATEGRRALELQAPGVMARKSVHEPMQTGYKAVDAMVPIGRGQRQLIIGDRQTGKTALAVDTIINQRDNWRSGDPKKQVRCIYVAIGQKGSTIASVRGALEEAGALEYTTIVAAPASDPAGFKYLAPYTGSAIGQHWMYDGKHVLIIFDDLSKQADAYRAVSLLLRRPPGREAYPGDVFYLHSRLLERCAKLSDDMGAGSMTGLPIVETKANDVSAFIPTNVISITDGQCFLESDLFNAGQRPALNVGISVSRVGGSAQHKAMKQVSGRLRVDLAQYRELEAFAAFGSDLDAASKAQMERGKRMVELLKQAQYQPMPVEEQVVSVWAGTTGKMDDVPVADIRRFEVELLEYLRRERKELLTSIAEGGKMSDDTLQSVADAIAAFKKQFETSDGKLLGEDVPVSTAK, from the coding sequence ATGGCGGAGCTCACGATCCGGCCGGAGGAGATCCGGGACGCGCTGGAGAACTTTGTCCAGTCGTACCAGCCGGACGCGGCCTCGCGCGAGGAGGTCGGCACGGTCAGCCTGGCCGGCGACGGTATCGCGAAGGTCGAGGGTCTTCCCTCGGCCATGGCGAACGAGCTGCTGAAGTTCGAGGACGGCACCCTCGGTCTCGCCCTCAACCTCGAGGAGCGCGAGATCGGTGCGATCGTCCTCGGCGAGTTCAACGGTATCGAGGAGGGTCAGCCGGTCACCCGCACCGGTGAGGTCCTCTCGGTCGGTGTCGGCGAGGGCTACCTCGGCCGTGTCGTCGACCCGCTCGGTAACCCGGTCGACGGCCTCGGCGAGATCGCGACCGAGGGCCGGCGCGCCCTTGAACTGCAGGCCCCGGGCGTCATGGCCCGTAAGTCGGTGCACGAGCCGATGCAGACCGGCTACAAGGCCGTCGACGCGATGGTGCCGATCGGCCGCGGCCAGCGTCAGCTGATCATTGGTGACCGTCAGACGGGTAAGACCGCTCTGGCTGTCGACACGATCATCAACCAGCGTGACAACTGGCGTTCCGGCGACCCGAAGAAGCAGGTCCGCTGCATCTACGTCGCCATCGGCCAGAAGGGCTCGACCATCGCGTCCGTTCGCGGCGCCCTGGAAGAGGCCGGCGCGCTCGAGTACACGACGATCGTCGCCGCCCCGGCGTCCGACCCGGCCGGCTTCAAGTACCTGGCCCCGTACACCGGCTCGGCCATCGGCCAGCACTGGATGTACGACGGCAAGCACGTCCTCATCATCTTCGACGACCTCTCGAAGCAGGCCGACGCCTACCGCGCCGTGTCCCTGCTGCTGCGCCGCCCGCCGGGCCGTGAGGCGTACCCGGGTGACGTCTTCTACCTGCACTCGCGTCTGCTGGAGCGCTGCGCCAAGCTCTCCGACGACATGGGCGCCGGTTCGATGACCGGTCTGCCGATCGTCGAGACCAAGGCGAACGACGTGTCGGCGTTCATCCCGACCAACGTCATCTCCATCACCGACGGCCAGTGCTTCCTGGAGTCCGACCTGTTCAACGCCGGCCAGCGTCCGGCCCTGAACGTCGGTATCTCGGTCTCCCGTGTGGGTGGTTCCGCCCAGCACAAGGCCATGAAGCAGGTCTCCGGCCGTCTGCGTGTGGACCTCGCCCAGTACCGCGAGCTGGAGGCGTTCGCCGCCTTCGGTTCCGACCTGGACGCGGCCTCCAAGGCGCAGATGGAGCGCGGTAAGCGGATGGTCGAGCTGCTGAAGCAGGCTCAGTACCAGCCGATGCCCGTCGAGGAGCAGGTCGTCTCCGTCTGGGCCGGCACCACCGGCAAGATGGACGACGTCCCGGTCGCGGACATCCGTCGCTTCGAGGTCGAGCTGCTGGAGTACCTGCGCCGTGAGCGCAAGGAGCTCCTGACCAGCATCGCCGAGGGCGGCAAGATGTCGGACGACACCCTCCAGTCCGTCGCTGACGCCATCGCCGCGTTCAAGAAGCAGTTCGAGACCTCGGACGGCAAGCTTCTGGGCGAGGACGTTCCGGTCAGCACCGCCAAGTAG
- a CDS encoding F0F1 ATP synthase subunit B has protein sequence MIANIVQLAATEEQNPLLPPGPELLVGLIAFAIVFFFFAKKLLPNINRVLEERREAIEGGMEKADAAKIEAESVLEQYKAQLAEARHEAARLRQEATEQGTAIIQEMKAEGQRQREEIIAAGHAQIEADRKAAASALRQDVGKLATDLAGKLVGESLEDHARQSRTIDRFLDSLEDGASKAEATR, from the coding sequence GTGATCGCCAACATCGTTCAGCTGGCGGCCACGGAGGAGCAGAACCCGCTTCTGCCCCCGGGTCCCGAGCTGCTCGTCGGCCTGATCGCCTTCGCCATCGTCTTCTTCTTCTTCGCGAAGAAGCTCCTTCCGAACATCAACCGTGTTCTGGAAGAGCGTCGCGAGGCCATCGAAGGCGGCATGGAGAAGGCCGACGCGGCCAAGATCGAGGCCGAGAGCGTCCTTGAGCAGTACAAGGCGCAGCTCGCCGAGGCCCGTCACGAGGCCGCGCGTCTCCGCCAGGAGGCGACCGAGCAGGGCACCGCGATCATCCAGGAGATGAAGGCGGAAGGCCAGCGGCAGCGTGAGGAGATCATCGCGGCCGGCCACGCCCAGATCGAGGCCGACCGCAAGGCCGCGGCCTCGGCGCTGCGTCAGGACGTGGGCAAGCTCGCCACCGACCTGGCCGGCAAGCTGGTCGGCGAGTCCCTCGAGGACCACGCCCGCCAGAGCCGCACCATCGACCGCTTCCTCGACTCGCTCGAGGACGGCGCTTCGAAGGCAGAGGCCACCCGATGA